One genomic window of Candidatus Omnitrophota bacterium includes the following:
- a CDS encoding DUF6485 family protein, with protein MRDCPNKKFNIANCNCTYPGCPRHGICCECLAYHRSSSELPACYFDKAAEKSYDRSIENYIRKNR; from the coding sequence ATGAGAGATTGTCCGAATAAGAAATTCAATATCGCTAATTGTAATTGCACTTACCCGGGATGTCCCAGGCATGGAATCTGCTGCGAATGCCTTGCATATCACAGGAGCTCCAGCGAGCTTCCCGCTTGCTATTTTGATAAAGCCGCAGAAAAGTCCTATGATCGCTCGATCGAAAATTATATACGGAAAAATAGGTAG
- a CDS encoding thiamine pyrophosphate-dependent enzyme produces the protein MANLKDLSKQKALFTGGHRACAGCGAVIIARQVLMAAGPNTVVANATGCLEVVSTIFPYTAWNVPFVHSAFECAAASISGVEALYKSWVRQGKYNKKVNFIAFGGDGGTYDIGLQSLSGAMERGHNILYVCYNNEAYMNTGVQRSGATPKGADTTTAPVGKVKKGKEQFRKDLTEIMVAHKIPYAAQSVVGNWRDLTSKVEKALAMDGPKFINVFQPCRLGWSYDPEMTCEIGRLSVETCVWPLYEVVNGQYKVTKPKEKKPLVEWIKLQGRFRHLLKPENKQLLDELQTATDKNWEDLLRKESLTSPAAEPKPSQTLR, from the coding sequence ATGGCAAACCTGAAAGATCTATCGAAACAGAAGGCTTTATTCACAGGCGGGCATCGCGCGTGCGCGGGCTGCGGCGCCGTAATAATAGCGCGCCAGGTTCTTATGGCCGCGGGCCCCAATACCGTTGTCGCTAACGCCACAGGCTGTCTCGAGGTGGTTTCGACCATATTCCCGTATACGGCATGGAACGTCCCGTTCGTTCACAGCGCTTTCGAGTGCGCTGCGGCGTCGATAAGCGGCGTCGAGGCACTTTATAAATCATGGGTGCGTCAGGGTAAATATAATAAGAAAGTAAACTTTATAGCGTTCGGCGGCGACGGCGGCACTTATGATATAGGCTTGCAGTCTCTTTCCGGAGCCATGGAGAGGGGACATAATATACTTTACGTCTGTTACAATAACGAAGCATACATGAATACCGGCGTCCAACGTTCCGGGGCGACCCCGAAAGGTGCCGATACTACTACCGCTCCCGTAGGCAAGGTTAAGAAGGGGAAGGAGCAGTTCAGAAAAGACCTGACCGAGATCATGGTAGCGCATAAAATACCATATGCGGCCCAGTCCGTGGTAGGTAACTGGCGCGACCTGACTTCTAAAGTCGAGAAGGCCCTCGCGATGGACGGGCCCAAATTCATAAATGTATTCCAGCCTTGCAGGCTCGGCTGGTCCTATGATCCTGAGATGACATGCGAGATCGGCAGATTATCGGTAGAGACCTGCGTATGGCCGCTCTACGAGGTAGTGAACGGACAGTATAAAGTCACCAAGCCTAAAGAGAAGAAGCCTCTAGTGGAGTGGATAAAGCTGCAGGGGCGTTTCAGGCATCTATTGAAGCCCGAGAACAAACAGTTGCTCGACGAGTTACAGACCGCTACGGATAAAAACTGGGAAGATTTGCTTAGGAAAGAATCGCTTACTTCACCGGCCGCCGAACCAAAACCTTCTCAAACCCTGCGATAG
- a CDS encoding diguanylate cyclase, with product MRSDILRNLYNVIYQNAIKHKQGVSWLLAIIVAVLIIASYQFNVLDRFELLTLDYRFNLRPVHHGYPDIVFIDMAEDSINVIGRWPWPRKWHAALIKILSPYKPKAIAFDVVFSEPQDEIDDAALEESIRQAGVVYMPSIYDIEMDKSQALYKGDGVIAIHEPLARFRGVLKGSGHINAVPDSDGILRRVPAVMKLGDKITYQLGIEVGADLLGVKDEDVSFDPAKRGISLKRPDRENIENIPLDNKNQLIINWLGKWGREFNHYSYIDVIKSYASIKEGQKPLIDLNVFKDKICIIGLTAAGLIDIRPIPIESAYPAVGTNAMIISSILTENFVTEAPNWVNILILIIVSIGATLALCDHRLLSGIMITMISSVSYAIFSIGLFILHNTIVVTFYPVLAIGLAYILTASYTQILQSIERVHLFKQATRDGLTQLYNIRHFNLLFEAEFSNASVLKFRALSIIMADIDNFKTVNDTYGHQAGDLILRDIANIIQSKCRQLDIVGRYGGEEFIIMLSGAKASDAANLAEKIRTAVEDRKFRVGNEVYSTTVSLGIAEYSNENTKNELIEKADKALYRSKKTGKNKVTIYSPNIG from the coding sequence ATGCGCTCCGATATATTAAGAAACCTGTATAATGTCATATACCAGAATGCCATAAAGCACAAGCAGGGTGTGTCATGGCTCCTTGCTATTATAGTGGCGGTGCTCATCATCGCCTCATATCAGTTTAATGTCCTCGACAGGTTCGAACTTCTCACTCTGGATTATCGTTTTAACTTAAGGCCCGTCCATCACGGATATCCTGATATAGTCTTTATAGATATGGCCGAGGACAGCATCAATGTGATAGGCCGATGGCCATGGCCGAGAAAATGGCATGCCGCTCTTATAAAGATACTCTCTCCTTACAAACCCAAAGCGATAGCTTTCGACGTAGTATTCTCTGAGCCCCAGGATGAGATAGATGACGCGGCTCTGGAAGAATCTATAAGGCAGGCAGGGGTTGTATATATGCCGTCGATATATGATATCGAAATGGATAAGAGCCAGGCCCTCTATAAGGGAGATGGGGTCATAGCGATCCATGAGCCGCTGGCAAGGTTCAGGGGCGTGCTGAAAGGCTCCGGGCATATAAACGCGGTGCCGGACTCGGACGGAATATTAAGAAGGGTGCCGGCTGTAATGAAGCTTGGAGATAAGATAACTTACCAGCTCGGCATAGAAGTGGGAGCGGATCTCCTTGGCGTTAAGGACGAGGATGTGTCGTTTGACCCGGCGAAGCGCGGGATATCGCTGAAGCGGCCGGATCGCGAAAATATAGAGAATATACCACTGGATAATAAAAACCAGTTGATAATTAACTGGCTAGGCAAGTGGGGCAGGGAATTCAACCATTATTCCTATATCGATGTCATAAAGAGCTATGCGTCTATTAAAGAGGGCCAGAAGCCGCTTATAGACCTGAATGTGTTTAAAGACAAGATATGCATCATAGGGCTTACCGCCGCCGGCCTTATAGATATAAGGCCGATCCCCATAGAGAGCGCCTATCCTGCCGTCGGGACCAACGCGATGATAATATCGAGCATATTGACGGAAAATTTCGTAACCGAAGCGCCGAATTGGGTCAATATCCTTATCCTGATAATAGTGTCGATCGGGGCAACCCTCGCGCTCTGTGACCACCGCCTCTTAAGCGGTATCATGATCACGATGATATCTTCGGTGTCATACGCCATCTTTTCGATAGGCTTATTCATTCTGCACAATACGATAGTGGTGACATTCTATCCGGTCCTGGCCATAGGCCTTGCGTATATCCTGACGGCGTCCTATACTCAAATTTTGCAATCGATCGAGCGGGTGCATCTATTCAAACAGGCGACCCGCGACGGGCTCACTCAGCTTTATAATATAAGGCATTTCAATCTCTTATTCGAAGCCGAATTCAGTAACGCCTCTGTCCTGAAATTCCGCGCCCTTTCGATAATAATGGCGGATATCGATAATTTTAAGACTGTGAACGATACGTACGGCCATCAGGCGGGCGATCTGATACTGAGAGACATCGCCAACATTATACAGTCAAAATGCAGGCAGCTGGATATAGTGGGAAGGTACGGCGGAGAAGAGTTCATCATAATGCTCAGCGGCGCTAAGGCCTCCGATGCTGCTAATCTGGCGGAAAAGATAAGGACGGCGGTGGAGGACAGGAAGTTCAGGGTCGGTAACGAGGTATATTCCACTACGGTGAGCCTGGGTATCGCGGAATATTCCAATGAAAATACCAAGAATGAGCTTATAGAGAAGGCCGATAAGGCGCTGTACCGCTCCAAAAAAACCGGTAAGAATAAGGTGACGATCTATTCGCCGAATATAGGCTGA
- the porA gene encoding pyruvate ferredoxin oxidoreductase — MANSNIVARTGNEAMAEAMRQINPDVVAAYPITPATEVVQIFAGYVADGLVDTEFVPVESEHSAMSACIGSSSAGGRTMTGTSSQGLALMAEMLYIAAGLRLPIIMADVNRALSSPINIHCDHSDTMMVRDSGWIQIFSENCQEAYDNMLQAVRIAEKARLPVMVTTDGFIISHGMERLEILSDADAKSFVGAYKPENYLLNFEKLITVGALDLQDYYFEHRRQLAEAMKTSKQVILDVAKEFGTKFGRTYGLFEQYKMDGAEIAIVAMGSTAGTAKVVIDGLRSKGLKAGLIKPRVFRPFPKEELADSLKGLKAVAVMDRSDAMNAQEGPLAVEVKAALFDASASSGANKTVLDYIYGLGGREIKPEDIEHVYNDLSEAAKGKAKQKVTYLGVRE; from the coding sequence ATGGCAAATTCCAATATAGTGGCGAGGACCGGCAATGAGGCGATGGCGGAAGCCATGCGCCAGATCAATCCCGATGTAGTAGCGGCATATCCGATAACGCCGGCCACCGAGGTCGTCCAGATATTCGCCGGCTATGTGGCGGACGGCCTGGTCGATACGGAGTTCGTCCCGGTCGAGAGCGAGCACTCGGCGATGTCGGCTTGCATAGGATCCTCTTCCGCAGGCGGCAGAACGATGACGGGTACCTCGAGCCAGGGCCTGGCGTTGATGGCGGAGATGTTGTATATAGCGGCGGGATTGAGGCTTCCTATAATCATGGCTGATGTCAACAGGGCCCTTTCGAGCCCCATCAATATACATTGCGACCACTCCGATACGATGATGGTGAGGGATTCAGGCTGGATCCAGATATTCTCGGAAAACTGCCAGGAGGCTTACGATAACATGCTCCAGGCCGTAAGGATTGCGGAGAAAGCCAGGCTGCCGGTGATGGTCACGACCGACGGATTTATCATAAGCCACGGCATGGAGAGGCTGGAGATATTGTCCGATGCCGACGCCAAGTCGTTCGTAGGCGCGTATAAGCCGGAAAATTACCTTTTGAATTTCGAAAAGCTGATCACGGTGGGCGCTCTCGACCTTCAGGACTATTATTTTGAGCATAGGAGACAGCTTGCCGAAGCGATGAAGACTTCCAAGCAAGTGATACTCGATGTAGCTAAAGAGTTCGGAACGAAGTTCGGTCGCACATACGGGTTATTCGAGCAATATAAGATGGACGGCGCCGAGATCGCTATAGTCGCCATGGGTTCCACCGCCGGGACAGCGAAGGTTGTGATAGACGGATTGAGGAGCAAGGGCCTGAAAGCGGGGCTCATAAAGCCCAGAGTATTCAGGCCGTTCCCGAAGGAAGAGCTGGCGGACTCGCTTAAAGGCCTGAAAGCGGTGGCCGTAATGGACAGGTCGGACGCGATGAATGCCCAGGAAGGCCCGCTCGCTGTCGAAGTAAAGGCGGCGTTATTCGACGCTTCGGCTTCATCCGGAGCCAATAAGACGGTGCTCGATTACATATACGGCCTCGGAGGCCGTGAAATAAAACCCGAGGACATAGAGCATGTATATAACGACCTTAGCGAAGCGGCGAAGGGCAAGGCAAAACAGAAAGTAACGTACCTGGGCGTAAGGGAATAA
- a CDS encoding alpha/beta hydrolase: protein MSRIQLVLLLALSILIATGAYAPAFAEIESGTLRTSDNISIAYERYKNGFNNVIIVCPGFYNSERNRWMQKTAELLSSSYDVIVFDFRGHGMSGGKFTWSAKERLDLEAVLDYAKSCGYKGIGVTAFSLGAATAVDTAAERNDIDSMVLFSCPSKINMIDFHFWEPAMLSDLKDNMDCGWEGKGVRTGNPFMKKNDPVDIVGRIKNTPILFIHGDDDWIVKPRHSRELYAAAHVEKKLELVKGGLHAERLIQADPEGMKKLMLDWFSKRLK from the coding sequence ATGAGCAGAATCCAACTGGTCTTATTACTCGCCTTATCTATCCTTATAGCCACGGGAGCCTACGCCCCGGCTTTCGCTGAAATCGAATCCGGCACCCTGCGCACTTCCGATAATATCTCTATAGCATATGAGCGGTATAAGAACGGTTTCAATAACGTGATCATCGTTTGCCCAGGCTTCTATAACAGCGAGCGAAACAGATGGATGCAGAAGACAGCCGAGCTCCTCTCCTCTTCCTATGATGTAATAGTATTCGATTTCAGGGGGCACGGGATGAGCGGCGGAAAGTTTACATGGTCGGCAAAAGAGCGCCTTGACCTGGAGGCCGTCCTGGACTACGCAAAATCCTGCGGCTATAAAGGTATAGGCGTAACCGCTTTCTCGTTAGGCGCGGCGACGGCTGTCGATACAGCCGCTGAAAGAAATGACATCGACAGCATGGTGCTCTTCAGCTGCCCATCGAAGATCAATATGATAGATTTCCATTTCTGGGAGCCGGCCATGCTCTCCGACCTTAAAGACAATATGGATTGTGGCTGGGAAGGCAAAGGTGTAAGGACAGGCAATCCATTCATGAAAAAAAACGACCCTGTCGATATTGTTGGCAGGATAAAGAATACGCCCATATTATTCATACACGGCGATGATGACTGGATAGTCAAACCCCGCCATTCGAGAGAGCTTTACGCCGCGGCGCATGTCGAGAAAAAACTTGAGCTAGTAAAGGGCGGGCTCCATGCAGAACGGCTCATTCAAGCCGATCCCGAAGGAATGAAAAAATTGATGCTGGACTGGTTTTCAAAAAGGCTAAAGTGA
- a CDS encoding radical SAM protein: protein MKYKHALFLYPYIENSIGMCLFPPTGLEYVATSAKDHVGKVTIVDLRYDKVLCDTGNLMDFIRKEIDIICVSVSWNRQVDEVYGLLNLMPDGIPLVVGGYKATEDVEEIFKRCPKVGIIARGEGEETIKEIARDEPLEKILGISYRAGGKIIHNKNRPLPDINTITPPDRSLRQYEYSMMSNDIKMASVTFDTILSSRGCPFNCKFCTFNMNPLGQKRDYASRDAESVVKEIEGISADIILFSDDNFFTEPKRSEEICDLLIARKIKKRFIAQTRIDLAEYPELLKKTVKAGFKMLLLGIESPHDRILTAFNKGFDQATIRKRLSVLRELPIIFHGYFIYGNLSETEEEMLYIAKFAKEIGLDSIAFSKLRVDKYSPLKEIVKNTPGYHLTVKGEVYSDKYSHSYLKKIHRKLRFSFYTPFRVLNIAAKILRVRFFTFREIMSFAAVAPLLLSRIIRKEIKEKRLVKSIKQILGHNK, encoded by the coding sequence ATGAAATATAAACACGCTTTGTTCTTATACCCTTATATCGAAAACAGTATAGGGATGTGCCTATTCCCGCCCACAGGCCTGGAATATGTGGCCACAAGCGCCAAAGATCATGTCGGTAAAGTTACGATTGTAGATCTGAGATACGATAAGGTATTGTGCGATACCGGCAACCTGATGGATTTTATACGCAAGGAGATAGATATAATATGCGTAAGTGTTTCATGGAACCGTCAGGTGGACGAAGTCTACGGGCTTTTGAATCTGATGCCGGATGGGATACCTTTGGTCGTAGGGGGATATAAGGCGACGGAGGATGTCGAAGAGATATTTAAAAGATGCCCGAAAGTGGGCATCATAGCGAGGGGAGAAGGCGAGGAGACTATAAAGGAAATAGCCAGAGACGAGCCACTGGAAAAGATACTCGGAATCTCTTACAGGGCCGGCGGCAAAATAATTCACAATAAGAACAGGCCCTTACCCGATATAAATACCATAACGCCCCCGGACCGTAGCTTAAGGCAGTATGAATATTCCATGATGTCAAACGACATAAAGATGGCAAGCGTAACCTTCGATACGATCCTGAGCTCGAGGGGTTGTCCGTTTAATTGTAAATTCTGCACATTTAACATGAATCCCTTGGGGCAGAAAAGAGACTACGCGTCGCGCGACGCGGAATCAGTGGTCAAGGAGATAGAGGGCATCTCCGCCGATATCATACTTTTCAGCGACGATAACTTCTTCACCGAGCCCAAGAGGTCCGAAGAGATATGCGATCTGCTGATAGCCCGGAAGATAAAGAAGCGTTTTATCGCGCAGACCAGGATCGATCTGGCGGAATATCCGGAATTATTAAAAAAGACAGTGAAGGCGGGGTTCAAGATGCTCTTATTGGGCATAGAAAGCCCCCATGACCGCATACTGACTGCCTTTAATAAGGGCTTTGACCAGGCCACGATAAGAAAACGCTTATCTGTCCTGAGGGAACTGCCCATAATTTTTCACGGTTATTTCATTTACGGAAATTTAAGCGAGACCGAAGAGGAGATGCTCTATATAGCAAAATTCGCCAAAGAGATAGGCCTGGATTCCATCGCGTTCAGCAAGTTGAGAGTGGACAAGTATTCGCCGCTTAAAGAGATCGTAAAGAATACGCCGGGCTATCACCTTACCGTCAAAGGAGAAGTATATTCCGACAAGTACAGCCACTCGTATTTGAAAAAGATACACAGAAAATTGAGGTTTTCTTTCTATACGCCGTTCAGGGTCCTGAATATTGCCGCAAAGATCCTGAGGGTGAGATTTTTTACCTTCCGCGAGATAATGTCGTTTGCGGCTGTCGCGCCTTTATTGCTGAGCAGGATCATTAGGAAAGAGATAAAGGAAAAACGGCTGGTCAAGTCCATAAAACAGATACTTGGGCATAACAAGTAA
- a CDS encoding 2-oxoacid:acceptor oxidoreductase family protein — MKDLIEIRWHGRGGQGAKTAALLLADAALASGKYIQAFPEYGPERMGAPVASFNRISSEPIRLHSGVTNPDIVIVLDPTLMDSVDVTEGMPSDGTLLVNIDKSPAEVKSFFDIASGIKICTVDASGISTDTIGRDIPNTPMLGALVKATGILDFKEMIADTKKKLEKKFRTKPEVIDGNLKAIERAYNEVKI, encoded by the coding sequence ATGAAAGATCTTATAGAAATTCGCTGGCATGGTAGGGGCGGCCAGGGGGCAAAAACGGCCGCCCTCTTGCTTGCCGACGCGGCTCTCGCGTCAGGCAAATATATACAGGCTTTTCCAGAGTATGGCCCCGAAAGGATGGGGGCTCCTGTGGCCTCATTTAACAGGATCTCATCCGAGCCGATACGTCTGCACTCCGGCGTCACTAATCCGGACATCGTAATAGTGCTCGATCCCACGCTTATGGACAGCGTCGATGTCACGGAAGGTATGCCATCCGATGGAACCCTGCTTGTGAATATCGATAAATCCCCGGCTGAAGTCAAGAGCTTCTTCGATATCGCTTCCGGAATAAAGATATGCACGGTAGACGCTTCCGGTATCTCCACGGATACCATAGGAAGGGATATCCCGAACACCCCTATGCTGGGCGCGCTTGTGAAGGCGACCGGCATTTTGGATTTTAAAGAGATGATCGCGGACACGAAGAAGAAGCTCGAGAAAAAGTTCAGGACGAAGCCCGAGGTCATAGATGGAAACTTAAAGGCGATAGAACGCGCTTATAACGAGGTTAAGATATAA
- a CDS encoding 4Fe-4S binding protein, which yields MATQKKVKKPGWKELPEGDLIIGGGTAFEFKTGDWRSRRPVFLKDKCIHCLTCWAYCPDSAIITADGKVVGYDYEHCKGCGICYHECPVKGKAIMMVSEKEAKAKEKK from the coding sequence ATGGCGACACAGAAGAAAGTTAAAAAACCCGGCTGGAAAGAGCTTCCCGAAGGGGACCTTATAATAGGAGGAGGCACCGCTTTCGAATTCAAGACGGGCGATTGGAGATCCAGGAGGCCCGTATTCCTGAAAGATAAGTGCATACACTGCCTCACCTGCTGGGCCTATTGCCCGGATTCGGCGATAATCACGGCCGACGGCAAAGTCGTGGGATACGATTATGAGCATTGTAAGGGCTGCGGCATCTGTTATCATGAGTGCCCTGTGAAGGGTAAGGCGATAATGATGGTGAGCGAAAAAGAAGCCAAGGCAAAAGAGAAAAAATAA
- a CDS encoding zeta toxin family protein — MGYNHTMAKQNVYIIAGPNGSGKTTFARLFLPDYINCPNFVNADLIALGLAPFEPRAAAIKAGKLVLQQIHEYAERNVDLAFETTLSGKSYATLLNELKKKGYGLHLFFLWIPSPELAIARIKDRVAEGGHNVPAEDVRRRFTRSMYNFFNLYEPLVDSWMLFDNSKAKPVLIAKRKGGNIEVVNEDLFKIIRKGAG; from the coding sequence TTGGGTTATAATCATACCATGGCAAAGCAAAATGTCTATATCATCGCCGGTCCTAACGGGTCAGGTAAAACAACATTTGCAAGGTTATTTTTGCCGGATTATATTAATTGCCCTAACTTTGTAAATGCCGATCTTATTGCATTAGGGCTAGCTCCGTTTGAACCTCGCGCTGCCGCAATAAAAGCCGGAAAGCTTGTTTTACAGCAAATTCATGAGTATGCAGAGAGAAACGTTGATCTTGCTTTTGAAACAACGTTATCAGGTAAATCATATGCAACCTTACTTAATGAACTTAAGAAAAAGGGATATGGGCTACATCTTTTCTTTTTATGGATCCCTAGTCCGGAATTGGCCATAGCCCGTATTAAGGACAGGGTTGCGGAAGGCGGTCATAATGTTCCCGCAGAAGATGTCCGGCGGCGTTTTACTCGCAGCATGTATAATTTTTTCAATCTATATGAGCCATTAGTTGACTCATGGATGCTATTTGATAATTCCAAGGCAAAGCCTGTTTTGATTGCCAAAAGAAAGGGCGGGAATATTGAAGTAGTTAACGAAGATTTATTCAAAATAATTCGGAAAGGCGCAGGATAG
- a CDS encoding tetratricopeptide repeat protein, with product MKRNRKKDKPVIPQSRGQATVIMKHERKPVWPSIVMLSVLLLVGYLIYSNTFSCSFHFDDIDSIVDNSAIRDIHNPGYIWNYWPTRFLTHLTIALNYHLHGLDVWGYHLFNLVVHLGSAILVWWLTFLTLSTPALKDQKIARHVMAISFLTGMVFVAHPIQTQGVTYIIQRAVSLTTLLYLASLSLYVKSRLLEEEGRSRIVSKCLYGLSLITAVMAMFAKEAAITLPLMICLYEFSFLMTKKSSTWKRLVPFILTLFIIPITMLLTKSVSFAGMHRIAEPGPGISSWHYLLTQFRVITTYIRLVFLPFNQNLDYDYPIAKTLLDLPTLASLFFLIGVLILAIKLFRNYRLISFGIFWFLLSLLPESSVIPIKDVIFEHRLYLPVVGYSIFLVSGIYYLFREERIKFSVLAISLLIIVYSILTYQRNQVWKNEFSLWNDVIRKSSLKARPYANRGDAYNDKGSYDQAISDYNKSIELKPDYFEAYLHRGNSYYAKGSYDQAISDYTKAIELNPGYAEAYSNRAGVYDDKGNYDQAISDYSKAIEFNPTLPQIYYNRGLVYTRKNMLDQAIADYTKAIELNPNFTQAYYSRAMIYNRYPRK from the coding sequence ATGAAGCGGAATAGAAAAAAGGATAAGCCGGTTATTCCGCAGTCTCGTGGTCAGGCAACAGTTATTATGAAGCATGAGCGCAAGCCTGTGTGGCCCTCGATCGTCATGCTCAGCGTCCTGCTCTTAGTCGGTTATTTAATCTACTCGAATACGTTTTCCTGCTCATTTCATTTCGATGACATAGATTCCATAGTCGATAATAGCGCCATAAGAGATATCCATAATCCCGGATATATCTGGAATTATTGGCCGACACGCTTCTTAACCCACCTCACAATCGCCCTTAACTATCATCTTCATGGTCTTGATGTTTGGGGCTATCATTTATTTAACCTGGTAGTCCACTTAGGTTCGGCGATCTTAGTCTGGTGGCTTACCTTTTTAACTCTCTCTACGCCTGCTTTAAAAGATCAGAAGATCGCCCGGCATGTCATGGCAATCTCTTTCCTTACCGGCATGGTCTTTGTGGCGCATCCGATTCAGACTCAAGGTGTAACCTATATTATCCAGCGGGCGGTTTCTTTGACGACTTTGCTTTATCTGGCCTCTTTAAGCCTCTATGTCAAATCAAGGCTCTTAGAAGAAGAGGGAAGAAGCCGAATAGTTTCAAAATGCCTCTACGGCCTTTCACTAATAACGGCTGTCATGGCGATGTTTGCTAAAGAGGCAGCCATAACTCTTCCATTAATGATCTGCCTTTATGAGTTTAGTTTCTTGATGACCAAAAAAAGCTCAACCTGGAAACGCCTCGTCCCTTTTATCTTAACCTTGTTCATTATTCCTATTACTATGTTGCTGACCAAGTCGGTAAGCTTTGCGGGAATGCATCGTATAGCAGAGCCCGGGCCGGGGATTTCTTCATGGCATTACCTCCTGACGCAGTTCAGAGTTATAACTACTTATATCAGGCTGGTCTTTTTGCCTTTCAATCAAAACCTGGATTATGATTATCCGATCGCGAAGACATTGTTGGACTTACCTACTCTGGCCAGCCTATTCTTCCTCATCGGCGTCTTAATTCTTGCTATAAAGCTATTTCGAAATTATCGATTGATTTCATTCGGCATATTTTGGTTTTTACTCAGCCTTTTACCCGAATCCAGCGTTATCCCTATAAAAGATGTGATTTTCGAGCACAGGCTGTATCTGCCGGTGGTCGGCTATAGTATTTTTCTGGTAAGCGGGATCTATTATCTGTTCAGGGAAGAAAGAATTAAATTTAGTGTTTTAGCTATCTCTTTATTGATCATCGTTTATTCAATTCTGACCTATCAGAGGAATCAAGTCTGGAAAAATGAATTTAGCTTATGGAATGATGTAATTCGTAAATCGTCATTAAAGGCAAGGCCGTATGCTAACCGAGGAGATGCATATAATGATAAAGGCAGCTATGATCAAGCCATTTCCGACTACAACAAATCCATAGAATTAAAACCTGATTATTTCGAAGCCTACCTTCACCGAGGCAATTCATATTATGCTAAAGGCAGCTATGATCAAGCTATCTCCGACTACACCAAAGCCATAGAACTAAATCCTGGTTATGCCGAAGCCTATAGTAATCGGGCGGGCGTCTATGATGACAAGGGCAACTATGACCAGGCTATCTCTGACTACAGTAAAGCTATAGAATTTAATCCAACGCTTCCGCAAATCTACTATAACAGGGGTCTTGTTTATACCCGCAAAAATATGCTCGACCAGGCCATCGCTGATTATACCAAAGCGATCGAATTAAATCCTAATTTCACACAAGCCTACTACAGCCGGGCGATGATATATAACAGATATCCTCGGAAATAG